The Pseudomonadota bacterium genome has a window encoding:
- a CDS encoding phytanoyl-CoA dioxygenase family protein translates to MSETIANSGRALGNIASFTPPALDDPGDEAIEAYKRDGVICLRGAFGRDWLDVIESAVDDAIDEQSASSATVRHDDEPGFFYYDSLMWKRVEAFRRFVFDSHAPDLYWRLLETSRLNFYYDFILLKSPGCASAVTPWHQDHSYYPLHGNKIINCWTALDPIPLETALRFAKGSHLRNTIHRAVHFAPDREYAGSMAERPLPPDLDNDPDADIVACALEPGDTLVWNSRMFHCAPGNTLDRRRAALSTNWAGDDVTYFDMPQESDPSYRGENLVEGGPITCETFPQVRPI, encoded by the coding sequence ATGTCTGAGACAATAGCGAACTCAGGACGCGCGTTGGGCAACATTGCAAGTTTCACGCCGCCTGCCTTGGACGATCCCGGTGACGAGGCGATCGAGGCTTACAAGCGAGATGGCGTCATCTGTCTGCGCGGCGCGTTCGGGCGTGACTGGCTGGACGTGATCGAGTCCGCCGTCGACGACGCGATCGATGAGCAAAGTGCGAGCTCCGCGACCGTCCGGCACGATGACGAGCCGGGCTTCTTCTATTACGACAGCCTGATGTGGAAGCGGGTCGAGGCATTCCGGCGTTTCGTCTTCGACTCCCACGCGCCCGACCTCTACTGGCGCCTGCTCGAAACCAGCAGGCTCAATTTCTACTACGACTTCATTCTGCTGAAGTCGCCGGGTTGCGCCAGCGCCGTCACGCCGTGGCACCAGGACCACTCATACTATCCCCTGCACGGCAACAAGATCATCAACTGTTGGACGGCGCTTGATCCCATTCCTCTGGAAACGGCGCTGCGTTTCGCTAAGGGATCGCACCTGCGGAACACGATCCATCGTGCCGTGCACTTCGCGCCGGACCGGGAGTATGCCGGCAGCATGGCCGAACGGCCGCTGCCGCCGGATCTCGACAACGACCCCGACGCCGACATCGTCGCCTGCGCGTTGGAGCCGGGCGACACACTGGTCTGGAATTCCCGCATGTTCCACTGCGCGCCCGGCAACACGCTGGATCGCCGGCGTGCGGCACTGTCGACCAACTGGGCGGGTGACGATGTCACGTACTTCGACATGCCCCAGGAGTCCGACCCGTCCTATCGCGGCGAAAACCTGGTCGAAGGCGGGCCGATCACCTGCGAGACGTTCCCACAGGTAAGGCCGATCTAG
- a CDS encoding pyridoxal-phosphate dependent enzyme produces WAQMNHQVDAVVCGVGSGGTITGLGRFFQRVAPHVEMVLADPEGSVLADYVNTGEMGELGSWLVEGIGEDFIPPVSDLSLAATAVTVSDKDAFLTARELLKNEGLLAGSSSGTLIAGALAYCRAQKTPKSVVSFVCDSGNKYLSKVYNDYWMIDQGFIERETYGDLRDVIARLYSERAAITVKPDDTLATALARMKLYDISQIPVLEDDKPVGIIDESDILWAVHHDHETFTDTVGSAMTAEIETIPVKAGIKSLMPIFRRDLTAIVVDENDAFLGVITRIDLLNHLRRGLSTA; encoded by the coding sequence CTGGGCGCAGATGAACCACCAGGTCGACGCGGTCGTGTGCGGTGTCGGTTCGGGCGGCACGATCACCGGCCTCGGTCGTTTTTTCCAACGGGTCGCGCCCCATGTCGAGATGGTGCTTGCCGACCCCGAAGGTTCGGTGCTGGCGGACTACGTGAACACGGGCGAGATGGGCGAGCTCGGCTCGTGGCTTGTTGAAGGTATCGGCGAGGATTTCATCCCGCCGGTCAGTGATCTCTCACTCGCCGCGACGGCCGTTACCGTCTCCGACAAGGACGCGTTTTTGACCGCGCGCGAATTGCTGAAGAACGAGGGCCTGTTGGCGGGCTCGTCGTCCGGCACCTTGATTGCCGGCGCGCTCGCCTATTGCCGCGCTCAGAAAACACCGAAGAGTGTCGTGAGTTTCGTCTGCGACAGCGGCAACAAGTATCTCTCCAAGGTCTACAACGATTATTGGATGATCGATCAGGGATTCATCGAACGCGAAACCTACGGCGATCTACGCGATGTTATCGCCCGACTCTATTCCGAGCGCGCCGCCATTACGGTCAAACCGGACGACACGCTGGCCACGGCGCTGGCCCGCATGAAGCTCTACGACATCAGCCAGATACCCGTTTTGGAGGACGACAAGCCAGTCGGCATCATCGATGAGTCCGACATTCTGTGGGCCGTGCATCACGACCACGAGACGTTTACCGACACGGTCGGATCGGCGATGACCGCCGAGATTGAGACCATTCCGGTCAAGGCGGGGATCAAGAGCCTGATGCCGATCTTTCGCCGCGACCTCACGGCGATCGTTGTCGACGAGAACGATGCGTTCCTGGGTGTCATCACACGCATCGACCTGCTGAATCACTTAAGGCGCGGACTGTCGACGGCTTAA